A single genomic interval of Schistocerca americana isolate TAMUIC-IGC-003095 chromosome 2, iqSchAmer2.1, whole genome shotgun sequence harbors:
- the LOC124596417 gene encoding protein snakeskin-like, with product MDLFFIVSVVIKVLKLALNIVALILYRSGNNGDFLGVGGSWNINDEKDPDAEMVASGVMVGFFIYTFSALVASCLGQRRTLTDALLNFAGTFLWVAVGATALHYWVRYQSEYQYQFLEVSAEKKVGIALGALCVFNGVGYLLDTGVESYVYFKEM from the exons GCGCTGAACATCGTGGCGCTGATCCTGTACCGCTCGGGCAACAATGGCGACTTCCTGGGCGTGGGCGGCAGCTGGAACATCAACGACGAGAAGGACCCTGACGCCGAAATGGTCGCCTCTGGGGTGATGGTGGGCTTCTTCATCTACACATTCTCCGCGCTCGTCGCCAGCTGCCTCGGCCAGAGAAGGACGCTCACG GACGCGCTGCTCAACTTCGCGGGCACGTTCCTGTGGGTGGCGGTGGGCGCGACGGCGCTGCACTACTGGGTGCGCTACCAGAGCGAGTACCAGTACCAGTTCCTGGAGGTCAGCGCCGAGAAGAAGGTGGGGATCGCCCTGGGCGCGCTCTGCGTCTTCAACGGCGTCGGCTACCTGCTCGACACCGGCGTCGAGTCCTACGTCTACTTCAAGGAGATGTAG